One Candidatus Binatia bacterium genomic region harbors:
- a CDS encoding ATP-binding cassette domain-containing protein, giving the protein MIELKNITKVYDGKKVVDELDLTVREGELLVLLGSSGCGKTTTLKMINRLIEPTSGTIRIDGEDHRRREAYEVRRSIGYVFQRIGLFPHMTLAENIAITPQLLGWGDSKIRSRVDELLELVELDPERLRDRLPEEISGGQQQRVGVARALAASPRLMLLDEPFGALDPMTRDRMQTSFRSIHRQLNLTAIFVTHDMTEALLLGDRIAVMKEGALIQIGTPTELIQNPASDTVRELMDTPRRQADAVEALLGR; this is encoded by the coding sequence TTGATTGAACTAAAGAATATTACCAAGGTTTATGACGGCAAAAAAGTAGTCGATGAACTGGATCTGACCGTCCGGGAAGGCGAGCTGCTCGTTCTGCTCGGGAGTTCCGGGTGCGGAAAAACGACGACTCTCAAGATGATCAACCGCCTCATCGAACCAACCAGCGGCACGATCCGGATCGACGGCGAGGACCATCGCCGCCGTGAAGCGTACGAGGTACGCCGCAGCATTGGCTACGTTTTCCAGCGAATCGGTCTTTTCCCCCATATGACGCTGGCCGAGAATATCGCGATCACGCCGCAGCTTCTTGGCTGGGGCGATTCGAAGATTCGCTCCCGAGTCGACGAACTTCTCGAGTTGGTAGAACTCGACCCGGAGCGTTTGCGCGATCGTCTCCCCGAAGAGATCTCCGGCGGGCAACAACAACGCGTGGGGGTCGCCCGAGCGCTCGCAGCTTCCCCGCGATTGATGCTGCTCGATGAACCCTTCGGCGCGCTGGACCCAATGACCCGCGATCGCATGCAGACGTCCTTTCGCTCGATTCACCGCCAACTGAATCTCACCGCCATCTTCGTCACCCACGATATGACCGAAGCACTTCTTCTCGGAGATCGGATTGCCGTGATGAAGGAAGGTGCTCTCATCCAGATCGGGACGCCGACCGAACTCATCCAGAATCCAGCCAGCGACACCGTCCGAGAGTTGATGGATACCCCGCGTCGGCAAGCCGACGCCGTCGAGGCCCTGCTCGGCAGGTAG
- the nth gene encoding endonuclease III — translation MTRLEKARRIHRILEDYYPEPPVPLLHTDAFTLLISVLLSAQTTDARVNIVTPALFAEGPDPIRMARLGAPRILHHIRSCGLAPGKAKNIDALAKLLLEHHDGEVPADLVALEKLPGVGHKTASVVMAQAFGVPSFPVDTHIHRLAARWNLSNGRNVEQTERDLKKVFPRDSWNKLHLQIIYFGREHCPARGHSLADCPICGWAATKKRMREEKNGSNPR, via the coding sequence ATGACTCGACTCGAAAAAGCTCGTCGTATCCACCGTATTCTTGAAGACTACTATCCTGAGCCGCCCGTACCACTCCTCCATACCGACGCGTTTACGCTGCTGATCTCGGTCCTGCTTTCCGCGCAAACTACCGATGCACGAGTCAATATCGTGACACCGGCCCTCTTCGCAGAGGGCCCGGACCCGATACGAATGGCTCGTCTCGGAGCACCACGAATCCTTCATCATATTCGTTCGTGTGGTCTGGCGCCCGGGAAGGCTAAAAATATCGACGCACTTGCCAAGCTTCTTCTCGAGCATCACGACGGCGAAGTACCCGCGGACCTCGTTGCTCTCGAAAAACTACCGGGCGTCGGTCATAAGACAGCCAGTGTCGTCATGGCGCAGGCCTTCGGTGTTCCTTCTTTCCCGGTGGACACGCATATCCACCGACTGGCTGCGCGATGGAATCTTTCCAACGGTCGTAACGTGGAGCAAACCGAGCGAGACCTGAAGAAAGTGTTTCCTCGAGATTCGTGGAATAAACTACACCTGCAAATCATTTACTTCGGACGCGAGCATTGTCCCGCGCGAGGGCATTCTCTGGCAGATTGTCCGATCTGCGGATGGGCCGCTACGAAGAAGCGGATGCGCGAGGAGAAGAACGGATCGAACCCAAGGTAG
- a CDS encoding efflux RND transporter periplasmic adaptor subunit produces MRIFPALALLILLISACGGDSPPQVKPGTPVEVATSRTATVPLYLDALGRLAASDAVNITPQVSGQLLSAHFEQGSRVEKGQLLFRIDPRKYTANLQEAAGRLEQAVAELTVRELELARNANLAKKDFVSKQQYDRFGAEVAEAEGSVLSAQGSLATAEINLAFTEVRAPIAGIAGLYQTDVGNIVTMGGSDTLTTIESHDPLWVDIGLPGSSIGRLTKHLAKAGGQLTIEVRALGSKAPPAPALLSIVDNRVSDKTGTVTLRATLDNSAGNFWPGQPVQTRTLLQQVPGAILVPQSSVGVGQAGPFVFVVEEDKKVRQQSVTLGQTQGKDIVVLTGLKAGVEVVTTGRILLSDQAEVRIETAPTPTPGKNKAS; encoded by the coding sequence ATGAGAATCTTCCCTGCCCTTGCTCTGCTGATACTACTGATCTCTGCCTGCGGCGGCGATAGCCCACCTCAGGTCAAACCGGGAACTCCCGTGGAGGTCGCCACCAGTCGGACCGCTACCGTACCGCTCTACCTCGATGCCTTGGGGCGACTGGCTGCTTCCGACGCAGTCAATATTACGCCCCAGGTCAGTGGGCAGCTACTCAGCGCTCACTTCGAACAAGGCAGTCGCGTCGAAAAGGGGCAACTTCTCTTCCGAATTGATCCGCGCAAATATACAGCGAACCTGCAGGAAGCCGCGGGCAGGCTGGAACAAGCGGTGGCTGAGCTCACGGTCCGAGAGTTGGAGCTCGCGCGTAACGCCAATCTGGCCAAAAAAGATTTTGTATCCAAGCAACAATACGACCGCTTCGGCGCAGAGGTTGCCGAGGCAGAGGGAAGCGTCCTCAGCGCACAAGGTTCTCTCGCGACGGCAGAAATCAATCTCGCCTTCACCGAAGTTCGCGCACCAATCGCGGGTATTGCCGGCCTCTACCAAACTGATGTCGGAAATATCGTCACCATGGGAGGATCGGATACCCTCACCACAATCGAGTCACATGATCCGCTGTGGGTCGATATCGGCCTTCCGGGCTCAAGCATCGGCCGGCTCACGAAGCATCTTGCCAAGGCCGGAGGCCAATTGACGATCGAGGTGCGCGCGCTTGGAAGCAAGGCACCTCCGGCACCCGCCTTGCTCTCGATTGTCGATAATCGGGTTTCGGACAAAACCGGGACGGTCACCCTCCGGGCGACCCTCGATAACTCTGCAGGGAATTTCTGGCCGGGCCAACCCGTGCAAACCAGAACCCTGCTCCAGCAGGTCCCGGGAGCCATTCTGGTTCCCCAGTCCAGCGTGGGAGTTGGTCAGGCCGGCCCCTTTGTCTTTGTGGTCGAGGAAGACAAAAAAGTTCGGCAGCAATCTGTGACTCTGGGCCAGACACAAGGCAAGGATATCGTCGTCCTCACGGGCCTGAAGGCAGGCGTCGAGGTGGTTACGACCGGACGCATTCTCCTGAGTGATCAAGCGGAAGTCCGAATCGAAACGGCACCGACACCGACCCCAGGGAAGAACAAGGCCTCGTGA
- a CDS encoding efflux RND transporter permease subunit translates to MNLSEPFIRRPVTTVLVALSAVLFGIYAYLTLPVSDMPDVDYPVFVVNAQFPGAEPSVMANNVATPLERQMMEIQGLAQLISNNTFGNTQIVLVFDLDRDSAGAAADIEGAISRAQPQLPPDLPTPPSYRKYNPNELPIFYAGLASTTLTESQLYDYAYTQVAQRLNILPGVSNVVVYGSPRAVRIQVDPEKLWALGIDITEIADVVQQGSMLTASGKLRGQKEAFLLLPETQLETAEDYGNLVVATQNGEVVRIRDIADAVDGIQQQYFHMDFWADEGLPEGATSAGFAAVVLGVSKADGANSVEVVSEVLGLLPLLRQLLPGSIEIVPIYNKATSIVASVDDVQTTLLIAFLLVVLVIFLFLGRFRDTIIPSVALPLSFVVTLIAMSLLGFSLDNLSLLALTLAIGFLVDDAVVFLENAVRRMQQYGETAPVASVRGAKEISFTILSMTLSLAAVFIPLVFMPGLIGRIFREFSITIMIAILASGLISLTVTPMMCARMLAARNEENETRLEAFANRLEKRVLGFYGRTLNWFLDYKPVSVAIWIACMAGTIILFRALPSEFMPVGDSGFIQGVFISSSSTSPEEVQKLQAQVDGVLRENPAVSRVVTVTGIPQYLSESQGMVIAFLRDLDEKYEVDGVTRTRPPIDVVNAELLAKMGDLPGVQTLIRPQPVMNIGGSSGVSTNQGQYAYLLSGLDEEKLFAVSEQLVAAMKKEKGALFADVSSSLFMDLPELNVAIDRDYASTLGVSAGEFAQVMFNAYSQNYSYLIKDPNEQYQVIVEMADDFRSEPQNLANLYFQPPPSLIDSGSPQGSSNLPNLIPFEAMATSSLTAGPLSISHFGGIPSVTLYFDTAPGVPLGNATDWLEQKAAEIIPGDITHGLTGSAQEFAAVGEELVLLLFVAIFVMYVIMGILYESYIHPLTVLLSLPTATVGGLLTLWIFGSSVSFYVFVGMFMLIGIVKKNGIMMVDFAIQRQEAGADARTAIHEASLNRFRPILMTTVAAIMGAMPIALGLGADASSRIPLGLTVVGGLVLSQLLTLYVTPVTFLLMEAVQVGVLDKSAFFSRRDVLAEAQAADEADQTSQS, encoded by the coding sequence GTGAACCTATCCGAACCATTTATCCGCCGCCCCGTCACGACCGTTCTGGTGGCACTATCCGCAGTACTCTTCGGCATCTACGCGTACCTCACCTTGCCCGTGAGCGATATGCCCGATGTGGACTATCCGGTCTTTGTCGTCAACGCACAATTTCCGGGGGCCGAACCCTCCGTGATGGCCAACAACGTGGCTACCCCGCTCGAGCGTCAGATGATGGAGATTCAGGGCCTTGCTCAGCTCATCTCCAACAACACCTTCGGCAACACCCAAATCGTTCTGGTCTTCGATCTCGACCGCGACAGTGCAGGGGCCGCTGCCGATATTGAAGGTGCGATCAGTCGCGCTCAGCCCCAACTCCCCCCGGACCTCCCGACGCCTCCCAGCTACCGAAAATATAACCCGAATGAATTGCCGATTTTTTATGCCGGCCTCGCCAGTACTACGCTCACCGAATCTCAACTCTATGACTACGCCTACACACAGGTTGCACAACGACTGAACATCCTCCCCGGTGTCTCGAATGTCGTGGTCTACGGCTCGCCGCGAGCCGTGCGGATTCAGGTCGATCCCGAGAAGCTCTGGGCGTTGGGGATAGACATCACGGAAATTGCGGATGTCGTGCAACAGGGCTCCATGCTCACAGCCTCCGGAAAACTGCGCGGGCAGAAAGAAGCCTTTCTGCTTCTCCCCGAAACCCAACTGGAGACGGCAGAGGATTACGGAAATCTTGTCGTCGCAACGCAGAATGGCGAGGTGGTGCGGATCCGCGATATTGCGGATGCCGTCGACGGGATCCAACAACAGTATTTCCATATGGACTTCTGGGCCGACGAAGGCCTGCCCGAAGGAGCCACATCCGCCGGGTTTGCCGCCGTCGTACTTGGCGTCAGCAAGGCCGACGGGGCGAACTCCGTAGAGGTCGTTTCCGAAGTACTGGGATTGCTGCCCTTGCTTCGCCAACTGCTCCCGGGGTCGATCGAAATCGTCCCGATCTACAACAAGGCTACCAGCATTGTTGCTTCAGTAGACGATGTGCAGACCACCCTGCTGATTGCGTTCCTGCTGGTAGTTCTCGTGATTTTCCTTTTTCTCGGTCGCTTTCGAGACACAATTATTCCAAGTGTCGCGCTGCCTCTTTCTTTTGTCGTCACGCTCATCGCAATGTCGCTGCTGGGATTCAGTCTTGATAACCTGTCGCTTCTTGCTCTGACTTTGGCCATCGGTTTTCTGGTCGACGATGCTGTTGTTTTTCTCGAGAACGCCGTGCGACGAATGCAGCAATACGGCGAAACAGCCCCGGTAGCATCCGTCCGAGGTGCCAAGGAAATCAGTTTCACAATTCTTTCAATGACGCTGTCCCTTGCAGCAGTCTTCATCCCGCTCGTCTTCATGCCGGGCCTGATCGGTCGGATCTTTCGGGAATTTTCGATCACGATCATGATCGCAATCCTCGCCAGCGGCCTGATCTCTCTTACCGTGACGCCCATGATGTGCGCTCGCATGCTCGCGGCCCGCAATGAAGAGAACGAAACCAGGCTCGAGGCGTTCGCCAATCGGCTCGAGAAGCGCGTACTCGGCTTTTATGGGCGCACGCTGAACTGGTTCCTCGATTACAAACCGGTATCGGTTGCGATCTGGATCGCATGCATGGCCGGCACCATCATCCTGTTTCGCGCGCTACCCTCCGAATTCATGCCTGTTGGCGATAGTGGTTTTATCCAGGGCGTCTTTATCAGCAGCAGTAGTACCTCCCCCGAAGAAGTCCAGAAGCTTCAGGCCCAGGTCGATGGTGTTCTACGCGAGAACCCGGCTGTCTCCCGTGTGGTCACTGTCACCGGAATTCCGCAATACCTTTCCGAATCGCAAGGAATGGTGATCGCATTCCTTCGCGACCTGGACGAGAAATACGAAGTCGACGGGGTGACGCGAACCCGCCCACCGATCGACGTGGTCAACGCCGAGCTGCTCGCGAAGATGGGGGACCTCCCGGGAGTCCAGACTCTGATACGCCCGCAGCCGGTCATGAATATTGGCGGCAGCTCGGGAGTCAGCACAAATCAGGGGCAATATGCCTATCTGCTTTCCGGACTCGATGAGGAAAAACTCTTTGCGGTGTCAGAGCAACTTGTCGCCGCCATGAAGAAAGAAAAGGGGGCCCTTTTTGCCGATGTTTCGTCGAGCCTCTTCATGGATCTGCCCGAGCTGAACGTGGCGATCGATCGCGACTATGCGTCCACGCTAGGCGTTTCCGCGGGCGAATTCGCTCAGGTGATGTTTAACGCCTACTCGCAAAACTACTCCTACCTGATCAAGGATCCGAACGAACAATACCAAGTCATCGTCGAGATGGCCGACGACTTTCGCTCGGAACCGCAAAACCTTGCCAACCTGTACTTCCAACCACCACCCTCTCTCATTGATTCAGGATCGCCTCAGGGCTCCTCCAACCTGCCGAACCTCATTCCGTTCGAGGCGATGGCGACGAGCAGCCTGACCGCCGGCCCGCTGAGCATTTCGCACTTCGGCGGCATCCCCTCGGTGACTCTCTATTTCGATACAGCGCCGGGCGTTCCCCTCGGGAATGCGACCGATTGGCTGGAGCAAAAAGCAGCCGAAATCATTCCGGGCGATATCACGCACGGGCTCACCGGAAGCGCACAGGAATTCGCTGCCGTTGGGGAAGAGCTCGTTCTCCTGCTTTTTGTCGCGATCTTCGTGATGTACGTGATTATGGGGATTCTTTACGAAAGCTATATCCACCCCCTGACTGTGCTGCTCTCCTTACCCACAGCGACAGTGGGCGGCCTTTTGACGCTCTGGATCTTCGGCTCATCGGTATCGTTCTACGTGTTTGTGGGCATGTTCATGCTGATCGGCATCGTAAAAAAGAACGGGATCATGATGGTCGACTTCGCAATCCAGAGGCAGGAAGCAGGTGCAGATGCCCGCACGGCCATCCACGAAGCATCCTTGAATCGCTTCCGGCCCATCTTGATGACAACGGTTGCGGCGATCATGGGCGCGATGCCGATCGCGCTTGGCCTCGGAGCAGACGCCTCCTCCAGGATCCCGCTCGGACTGACGGTCGTCGGCGGTCTGGTGCTCTCCCAGCTACTCACGCTCTACGTGACTCCGGTCACCTTCCTCCTGATGGAAGCCGTTCAAGTAGGCGTCCTCGACAAATCGGCATTTTTCTCGCGACGTGACGTTCTAGCCGAAGCTCAGGCCGCAGACGAGGCCGATCAGACCAGCCAGAGCTGA
- a CDS encoding NAD(P)/FAD-dependent oxidoreductase: MASTENTENSSAEDLGFNPEALREKYRQERDKRIRTDGNEQYVDVSGEFSSYVEDPYIDGADTRAPLSDEVDVIIVGGGFGGLLTAAHLRQAGVEDLRLIEKGGDVGGTWYWNRYPGAACDVESYVYLPLLEEVGYVPKEKYAHAPEILRHSRAIAEKYDLYRNACFQTEVTAMDWDEETNRWIVSTNRGDRMRARFVCMANGPLHRPKLPGIPGVSSFKGHTFHTSRWDYAYTGGDSTGNLTKLADKRVGIIGTGATAIQCVPHVGAAAKELFVFQRTPSSVDIRDNRPTDSSWSESLEPGWQQARMDNFNILVSGGWQPEDLVKDGWTDIIRKLLVMVQNEENADLSPAGIAKKMELADFQKMEQIRDRVNEIVEDESTAEALKPWYRQFCKRPCFHDDYLATFNRPSVSLVDTAGKGVERITENAVVVDGVSYEIDCLIYATGFEVGTSYVRRSGYELHGRDGLSLSDKWEQGVRTLHGMHSRDFPNCFILSNTQSAFTVNFPHALAEQAKHLAYIVNHALANEVTRVETTREAEDAWVETIISLARDGQKFLEECTPGYYNNEGKPGERSGQNGPYGAGSVKFFELLQAWRDEGSLEGLELS; this comes from the coding sequence ATGGCATCGACAGAAAACACGGAAAATAGCTCAGCCGAGGATCTCGGCTTCAATCCCGAGGCTTTGCGCGAAAAATATCGGCAGGAGCGCGACAAGCGGATTCGCACCGACGGGAATGAACAATATGTGGACGTAAGTGGTGAGTTTTCGTCCTATGTCGAAGATCCCTATATCGACGGAGCCGATACACGCGCGCCGCTCTCCGATGAAGTGGATGTCATCATTGTTGGCGGTGGCTTCGGAGGGTTATTGACGGCGGCGCATTTACGGCAGGCGGGCGTCGAAGATTTGCGCCTGATCGAGAAAGGCGGCGATGTCGGCGGTACCTGGTATTGGAATCGCTACCCGGGTGCGGCCTGTGATGTCGAATCCTACGTTTATCTGCCATTGCTCGAGGAAGTCGGCTACGTACCGAAGGAGAAGTACGCTCACGCTCCGGAAATTTTGCGCCACAGTCGCGCGATTGCCGAGAAATATGACCTCTATCGAAACGCGTGCTTCCAGACGGAAGTCACAGCCATGGATTGGGACGAGGAGACCAACCGTTGGATTGTTTCGACCAACCGTGGCGATCGCATGCGTGCTCGTTTCGTCTGCATGGCAAACGGCCCCTTGCACCGACCCAAACTGCCGGGCATCCCCGGTGTCTCTTCATTCAAGGGACATACTTTTCACACCAGTCGTTGGGATTACGCGTACACCGGCGGGGACTCCACGGGCAATCTGACCAAGCTGGCGGACAAGCGGGTCGGGATCATCGGCACCGGCGCGACTGCGATCCAATGCGTTCCGCATGTCGGAGCCGCAGCCAAGGAACTCTTCGTTTTCCAACGCACGCCCTCGTCAGTGGATATTCGCGATAATCGACCGACAGATTCTTCCTGGTCGGAGTCGCTGGAACCCGGCTGGCAGCAAGCGCGGATGGATAACTTCAACATTCTCGTATCCGGAGGCTGGCAACCGGAAGATCTGGTCAAGGACGGTTGGACGGATATCATTCGCAAGCTTCTCGTGATGGTCCAAAACGAGGAGAATGCAGACCTTTCACCGGCGGGTATTGCGAAGAAAATGGAACTCGCGGATTTCCAGAAAATGGAACAAATCCGTGACCGAGTGAACGAGATTGTCGAGGACGAGTCGACCGCCGAGGCATTGAAGCCGTGGTATCGCCAGTTCTGCAAGCGGCCCTGTTTCCATGATGATTATCTGGCGACCTTCAACCGGCCTTCAGTTAGTCTCGTGGATACGGCAGGCAAGGGGGTCGAGCGGATTACCGAGAACGCGGTGGTCGTAGATGGTGTCTCTTACGAGATAGATTGTCTGATTTACGCCACCGGATTTGAGGTGGGTACTTCCTACGTGCGGCGCTCGGGCTACGAGCTGCATGGCCGCGATGGTCTGAGCCTGTCCGACAAATGGGAGCAGGGAGTTCGCACATTGCATGGAATGCATAGCCGCGATTTCCCCAATTGTTTTATTCTCTCGAACACGCAGTCGGCGTTCACTGTCAACTTCCCGCACGCTCTGGCCGAGCAGGCCAAGCACCTCGCCTATATCGTGAACCATGCTCTGGCCAATGAGGTGACGCGCGTCGAGACGACGCGAGAAGCGGAAGATGCATGGGTCGAAACCATCATCAGTCTTGCTCGGGACGGCCAGAAGTTCCTCGAGGAATGCACCCCGGGCTATTATAATAACGAGGGCAAGCCCGGGGAGCGCAGCGGTCAGAATGGCCCCTATGGCGCTGGATCGGTGAAGTTCTTCGAATTGTTGCAGGCCTGGCGCGATGAGGGGAGCCTCGAGGGACTCGAACTCAGCTGA
- a CDS encoding sodium:solute symporter family protein → MSFGELGVVALGGYLLVLATVAEIARRSRQDASPSDHFLAGRDLGVFVLFLTLYATAYSGNSLLGYPGRAYQAGFSFIMSTGFMMAIIVLFHAIAPRLRPIAAEHGFVTPGDWVRHRFRDDPAGPLLATAIGILMVIALANFLLAQLQAMGTMTSRVTEGIIPHEVGVISLALVILFYESLGGMRAVAWTDAGQGILMLFGLSALLFWLMGDGGGLSNITERVEALRPGAIAIPDTETCINWFSTVALLGLGSILYPQAIQRIFAARSGRVLQRSFAIMTFMPLTTTLVVTLIGFAAIARIDPAAGVASDEVMPYLLGEWATAGGIPMFAAILVFVGALAAIMSTADSCLLSLGSLAVGDILGRDRSDPGTTKIGKWLAALVLFAMVPFAIQRELTLWRLIELKMELLVQCVPAFLVALHWSRLRAWPTLIGLLLGTGIAVGGALLGAKTVFGVHSGLLGLGVNLVVATLGSIRSSPRASASS, encoded by the coding sequence ATGAGCTTCGGTGAGCTGGGTGTCGTTGCTCTGGGGGGCTACCTTCTGGTCCTCGCAACCGTGGCCGAGATCGCCCGCCGCTCCCGGCAGGATGCTTCGCCCAGCGATCACTTTCTCGCGGGTAGAGATTTGGGCGTATTCGTTCTCTTTCTGACACTCTACGCAACTGCCTACAGCGGGAACTCGCTTCTCGGTTACCCGGGCCGCGCTTATCAGGCGGGATTCTCCTTTATCATGTCGACCGGATTCATGATGGCGATCATTGTCCTCTTTCATGCGATCGCTCCGCGACTCCGACCGATCGCCGCCGAGCATGGATTTGTGACGCCGGGGGACTGGGTTCGGCATCGTTTCCGCGATGATCCGGCCGGGCCGCTTTTGGCAACGGCGATCGGTATTCTGATGGTGATCGCACTGGCCAATTTCCTTCTCGCGCAACTGCAGGCGATGGGCACGATGACGAGTCGCGTGACCGAAGGTATCATTCCACACGAAGTCGGTGTCATCAGTCTGGCCCTGGTGATCCTTTTTTACGAAAGTCTGGGTGGAATGCGGGCAGTTGCCTGGACGGATGCCGGGCAGGGAATTCTGATGCTCTTTGGTTTGTCGGCACTCCTGTTCTGGTTGATGGGAGATGGTGGCGGTCTTTCCAATATTACGGAGCGCGTCGAGGCCCTGCGGCCGGGCGCTATCGCGATTCCGGATACGGAGACCTGCATCAATTGGTTCAGCACGGTCGCACTTCTCGGCCTCGGTAGTATTTTGTACCCCCAGGCGATTCAACGGATATTTGCAGCACGCAGTGGACGAGTCCTGCAGCGCTCCTTCGCCATCATGACCTTCATGCCGCTCACGACGACACTGGTCGTGACCTTGATCGGGTTTGCTGCAATTGCCCGGATCGATCCTGCTGCTGGTGTCGCCAGCGACGAAGTGATGCCCTACCTGCTGGGGGAATGGGCGACCGCAGGCGGTATCCCGATGTTTGCCGCGATTCTGGTGTTTGTGGGCGCCCTGGCAGCGATCATGTCGACAGCGGACTCTTGCCTGCTGTCGCTGGGCTCCCTCGCTGTTGGCGATATCCTCGGTCGCGATCGGAGCGATCCCGGGACAACAAAGATCGGCAAATGGCTCGCGGCGCTGGTTCTTTTTGCGATGGTTCCTTTCGCGATCCAAAGAGAGCTCACGTTATGGCGTCTGATCGAGTTGAAAATGGAGCTTTTGGTGCAATGCGTGCCGGCATTTCTGGTGGCGCTGCACTGGAGCCGTTTGCGAGCGTGGCCTACATTGATCGGACTTCTGCTTGGTACGGGGATCGCGGTGGGCGGGGCTCTCCTCGGCGCAAAGACGGTCTTCGGCGTCCACTCCGGCCTGCTGGGATTGGGCGTAAACCTGGTGGTGGCTACCTTGGGTTCGATCCGTTCTTCTCCTCGCGCATCCGCTTCTTCGTAG
- a CDS encoding ABC transporter permease/substrate-binding protein produces MEHLLELLPDYLTGHLQLTLLALLAATLISIPLGIAASRAARVQSIVLGFAGVVQTIPSLALLAAMVPLLAMLNLPSIGFLPAIIGLTLYGLLPILRNTVTGLQEVDPAYKEAARGVGMTTWQQLRLVDLPLAMPVIVGGVRTATVWTVGIATLSTPVGATSLGNYIFGGLQTRDFASVLLGSVAAACLALVLDGLVSSLEKSIRTGNRRRRWATLAMMAALYIFAIGSLVLPWIRGGERPITLAAKPFTEQYILAGILAEQIHTETGLATDTLESIGSTVAYEALLDGSIDVYVDYSGTLWLGLLKRKDAPRSREEALEAIEAYLATKTNAVYVGAIGFQNNYALAMRSKEAKRLGVKTISDLVPYAPQLKLGGDLEFFSRAEWPSLKETYGIRFAQTRPMDPSLMYQAVAHGGVDLITAYTTDGRISALDLTVLTDDRHAIPPYDAIILASARVAREHPEVLRALRPLIGAIDADEMRAMNFEVDEGQKQPRAVAAAFRKNSLPPTP; encoded by the coding sequence ATGGAGCATCTACTCGAACTCCTCCCCGACTATCTGACCGGGCACCTCCAGCTAACGCTACTGGCACTGCTCGCGGCCACCCTGATCAGTATTCCGCTGGGCATCGCAGCCAGCAGAGCGGCGCGCGTACAATCGATCGTTCTGGGTTTTGCCGGAGTCGTGCAGACAATTCCCAGTCTGGCACTACTTGCGGCGATGGTGCCGCTGCTCGCGATGCTGAACTTGCCCAGCATCGGGTTTCTGCCGGCCATCATCGGTTTGACCCTCTATGGACTCTTGCCGATTCTTCGAAATACCGTGACTGGCCTGCAGGAAGTAGACCCCGCATACAAAGAGGCTGCACGAGGTGTCGGAATGACGACCTGGCAGCAACTGCGGCTCGTCGACTTGCCGCTGGCCATGCCCGTGATCGTCGGCGGCGTACGCACAGCCACCGTCTGGACGGTCGGGATCGCAACGCTCTCCACTCCCGTGGGAGCTACCAGCTTGGGAAACTATATTTTTGGAGGCTTGCAGACACGCGATTTTGCGTCCGTCCTGCTCGGCTCGGTTGCCGCCGCATGCTTGGCCCTGGTGCTGGATGGTCTGGTGAGCAGCCTCGAGAAAAGTATACGCACGGGAAATCGACGTCGACGCTGGGCGACGCTGGCGATGATGGCCGCGCTCTATATCTTTGCGATCGGCAGCCTTGTTCTTCCCTGGATTCGCGGCGGTGAGCGCCCCATCACTCTGGCCGCGAAGCCGTTCACCGAGCAATATATCCTCGCGGGCATCCTTGCCGAACAAATCCATACGGAAACCGGGCTCGCGACCGACACGCTCGAGTCTATCGGATCGACCGTGGCATACGAGGCGCTGCTGGACGGCAGTATCGATGTCTACGTCGATTACTCGGGCACCCTGTGGCTCGGCCTGCTCAAGCGCAAAGATGCTCCAAGGTCTCGCGAGGAAGCCCTCGAGGCTATCGAGGCCTACCTCGCCACCAAGACGAACGCAGTCTATGTGGGAGCGATCGGGTTCCAGAACAACTATGCCCTCGCCATGCGAAGCAAAGAGGCAAAGCGTCTTGGCGTGAAAACAATCAGCGACCTTGTCCCCTATGCTCCGCAGCTCAAGCTGGGAGGCGACCTTGAATTCTTCTCGAGGGCGGAGTGGCCCTCCCTGAAAGAAACCTACGGGATTCGCTTCGCTCAGACCCGACCGATGGATCCCTCTCTCATGTATCAGGCCGTTGCACACGGCGGCGTCGACCTGATCACGGCCTATACGACCGACGGCCGTATCTCGGCGCTGGACCTGACCGTTCTGACAGACGATCGCCATGCTATCCCACCCTACGACGCCATCATTCTTGCGAGCGCTCGGGTGGCGCGAGAACACCCCGAGGTCCTCCGTGCCCTGCGCCCCTTGATTGGTGCGATTGATGCCGATGAAATGCGTGCGATGAATTTCGAAGTCGACGAGGGACAGAAGCAACCGCGAGCCGTTGCCGCCGCCTTCCGTAAAAATTCCCTGCCTCCGACCCCATGA